A DNA window from uncultured Methanoregula sp. contains the following coding sequences:
- a CDS encoding potassium channel family protein — translation MAFTLTFRLRVYLTILAIILTCGMIGLMVTENFPPLDAFYFLIVTIATVGYGDIHPITPAGKLLVIAIIITGVGCFVGVVANTIENMIDERERKVRLEKLNMIIGVFFSEVGSKLLRKFSARDPSIQEIRSALLVSSAWSDTDFSRAYKALDKHVCSLDSREVPLEELHAFLAHHKGFMLSLLENPQLIEHDRFTPLLQALFHLTEELLARETLTGLPETDYAHLSGDINRVYGMLCTEWLAYMKYLKHNYPYLFSLAMRTNPFDAQASPVVR, via the coding sequence ATGGCTTTTACGCTGACCTTCCGGTTGCGGGTCTATCTCACGATTCTTGCCATTATTCTCACGTGTGGGATGATCGGCCTGATGGTGACCGAGAACTTCCCACCCCTCGATGCATTCTACTTCCTCATCGTGACGATCGCAACCGTGGGGTACGGGGACATTCACCCCATAACTCCTGCCGGCAAGCTTCTCGTGATCGCAATCATCATCACGGGCGTTGGGTGTTTTGTCGGCGTGGTGGCAAATACCATTGAGAACATGATCGATGAGCGCGAACGAAAGGTTCGTCTTGAAAAACTGAACATGATCATCGGCGTTTTCTTCTCGGAAGTGGGATCGAAACTCCTCAGAAAATTCAGTGCCCGTGATCCTTCTATCCAGGAGATCCGGTCCGCACTCCTCGTCTCTTCTGCCTGGTCAGATACCGATTTTTCCCGGGCCTACAAAGCACTGGACAAACATGTCTGCAGCCTTGACAGCAGAGAAGTTCCTCTGGAAGAACTGCATGCATTTCTTGCACATCATAAGGGTTTCATGCTCTCCCTTCTTGAAAATCCCCAGCTCATAGAGCACGATCGTTTCACCCCACTCCTCCAGGCACTCTTTCACCTGACCGAGGAACTGCTGGCCCGGGAGACCCTGACCGGGCTTCCCGAAACGGATTATGCCCATCTCTCCGGGGACATCAACCGGGTCTATGGCATGCTCTGCACGGAATGGCTCGCGTATATGAAATACCTCAAACATAATTACCCGTACCTCTTCTCGCTTGCCATGCGGACCAACCCGTTCGATGCACAGGCATCGCCGGTTGTCCGGTAA